Within the Nitrosococcus wardiae genome, the region CCAGGAAACAAATACTTGAACCCAATAGTCCTCGTAAAATTCCCCTAGCCATTCCACGGCCCACGAAAAAATTGCATAGCCAGTGTAATCTTTACATATGATTCAGAACCTTAGATGAATATAGCGGCAGAGAATAGCCTCTTATCAATTCCTGATAATTATCCAAGTAGCTGAATTGATTGAAGCAATTCAGCTGTACGGGGACACTTCCCTGCACCTGGAATATTTCTTGCGTCACAATAACTTAAGCGTGCGCCCAGACAACCTCACAGGAGAAGAAAGAATGAAGCGAGTGTTAGTAACAGGCGGTGCTGGCTTTCTAGGACGTCACTTGTGTGCTCGCCTGCTCCAAGAAGGCTGCCAGGTGTTTTGTATGGACAACTTCTATACGGGTTCAAAAGATAATATTCGCGAGTTTCTCGACTACTCCTGCTTCAAAATGATTCACCATGATGTGTGCCTTCCTTTTTACCTAGAGGTAGATGAAATCTACAATTTGGCCTGCCCTGCAAGCCCCATCCATTATCAACGGGATCCGGTACAAACCCTCAAAACGAATGCCTATGGTGCTATTAATATGCTGGAGCTTGCCAAACGGCTCCAGGTGAAAATCCTGCAGGCGTCCACAAGCGAAGTCTACGGCAATCCTCAGCAACATCCCCAGGACGAAGAATACTGGGGACATGTTAACCCTATTGGCGCCCGCTCCTGTTATGATGAAGGCAAACGCTGCGCTGAAAGCCTTTTTTTCGCTTATCATCAACAACATCAATTGCCCGTAAAGGTCGCCCGTATCTTCAACACCTACGGACCCTATATGCAATGCGAAGATGGGCGCGTCATATCGAATTTTATCGTCCAAGCGCTACACCACAAGCCCATTACACTCTATGGCAACGGCTCACAGTCACGATCATTCTGCTATGTAACTGACCTAATCGAAGCCCTGTTCCGCCTCATGCACTCGCCTGCGAAGATCACCGGCCCTATCAATCTGGGTAATCCGCAAGAGCTCACCGTGCTTGAGCTAGCCCAGATGGTGCGCCGCCTTACCAATTCCCGCTCAAAGATCGTTTTCCGGCCTCTTCCTGGGGATGACCCCCAACGGCGGCGGCCCGATATTCTCCGTGCTCAGGAATTGCTTAGCTGGCAGCCTCGGATTGAACTCGAAGCGGGTCTTATGCACACTATCACCTATTTCGATAAATTGCTGAGCCATACTCCCCAACCTGCATCCTATAGCGCTCAACTGGCGATGGGATTGGAGTCGCCCTAACTGGTTTCAATGAGTCTCTGCACCCAATCCCGCAAAGCACTCCTCGATATAGCTTTCTAGCTCTTTCACCCGCTGGGCAGCGGTGTGATCCGCAAGGACACGGCGGCGCGCCTGCTCGCCTAAGGCACAGCGGTGCTCCTCAGGCATTGTTTGGAGAAAGCTCACCACTTCCTTGGCACTGCTCGCAAGCAAAATTTCCGTCCCTGGATGGAAGAATTCATCGATTCCTGACCACCCATCACTGATAATGGGAATGCCGCAAGCAGCGGCTTCAAATAAGCGCACACTGGGCGCATAGCCGCTCTGGGCCATATCTGCACGGGTAATATTAAGGGTGAAGCGTTGGCGATTATAAAAGCTTCCATGCTCACTGGGCGGCAAGTGCTCAATGCGTTCCACATTGGAGGGCCACTGAACGGTGGTAGGATAGGAAGGCCCTGCCACTACAAAACGACCCTCAAACCACGCCCGTGCCGGTGCATTCAGCAAGCATTCCAACATCGGTTGCCGATCTGGGGCGTAGGTGCCCAAATATCCCAGATCCCAAGAGGCCTCAACCACTTGCGGGTAATAAGCTTCTGGATCCACCGAGCAGTATAGTGCCCGTGCGCGCTGGGCTTCGAACTCGTGCTCGAGCCGCTGCAGCGTTGGACCACCCGTAAACGATAAATAAAGGTCATAACGCCGGATCAGATCCGGGGAAATGTACTCTGCTCTACCCTGGGCCAATGCAGTCAGCGTCACGGGGGTATCAATATCGTAAAAGGCGACGATTCCCCGAGCATGCGCCAACACCCAATGTCCCACCTTGATTCCATCCGGCACGTAGGAACCAATAATGACTAGATCGGCATCCTCAATGATGCCTTGATAAGTATCAAATAATTCCTCAAGGTTTTCATACAAATGGGTCCGCCCATAGGGGGGGCTCGGTAAATCCCGCGTATCTCGATACCATGGCATATCACGCTCCAGGAATATCACCTGGTGCCCACGCTGGACCAATTCGCGCACTAGAGCTCGATAGGTAGTGGCGTGCCCATTACCCCATGAGGAGGTGATTGACAAACCTAATATCACCAACTTCCGTGGGCTCATAAGACCGCTCCTCGATAGGATGGGAATGAATAACCTACGAGCACCGACTCAAGCTGGGCTGCACGATGGGCGTAAGTATGCTCCTGTAATATCCGCTTCCGGGCCGAGGCACCCATCACGCGCGCCCGTTCGGGAGTCAATTCCGCCAGATGTTCAGCCACTTGCGCCCCATCCGCTGCAATGAGTACTTCTTGATCCGGCTCAAGAAAATCCTCAATACCCTCCCACAAATCGGTAATAAGACAAGCGCCGGCACCGGCAGCTTCAAACACCCGGGTAGCCGGGGAGAATCCGTAGCGGGCCATGCTTTCCCGAGAGATATTAAGTACGGCTGTAGGGGTAGAGTTGAAGGCATTATGATCCCGGGTATAAACGTGACCGCAATAGCGCACGTTGCCAGGCATAGGCTTGTCACCCCAACCGCTTCCGCCCAGAAGGAACTGCTTTCCAGGTAATCGAGCGGCAGCATCCAGAAAGAAATATTCCACCCGCGCTTCGCGATCGGGCAGTCGATTGCCAAGAAAGCCTAGGGCAGCCTCGAACCGAGAATCCGGTGCGGCAGGATAATGAGTTCCAGGATCAAGGGCATTGTAGATAGGGATACACTGACGCGCGCCAACAGCGCGATAGCCCTCCACCACGGGATTGCCGCCACCATAAGTCAGTACCAAATCATACCGCGCCACCTGCCCGTGGAAGGGATCGGAAGGATTAAGGCGCATCCGATCTAGGGTTGCTGGCGCGTCCACATCCCAGTACACACAGAGAGTATTAGGGCCTGCCAATTCCGGCACGACTGCCTCCAGATACTCATCAAATACACCAATGCCGCTTGCCTTGACAATGACATCCGCACTCCGAGCAGACTCAAGCGCACGCTCGAGTTCTGCAGTCCCCTCTGCTCCATAGACCACGACCTCTGCCCAAGGGGGGTCTTCCATATCCCGATGTCGTTGCCGCTCATAGGCATCTGGCTCGAAGAATTGCACCCGATGCCCACGGTCGTGCAATGCACGAATGAGACCGCGGTAGTAGGTTGCCGCGCCATTCCAGTAGGCCGAGACCAGACTCGAACCAAAAAAAGCGATCTGTAATCCCCTTTTCATAGCCTATTTCCTGAGGTGAGGTTGAGATTCATGGGATACATTGAGCTCATGATAAATACTCAATAACTCATCGACCCGATGGGCGCAGGTATGGGCGCCCAGAAGAGTGCGGTAGCCATGGGATGCTAATTCAGCTGCCCTATCGCGGTCATTGATGATTTCCCGTAGGCAGCGCCTCATTTCCTCGCCGTTGCGGGCAATAAGAAAATCTTCACCTGGAGTAAACAGACCTTCGGCATCCTCCCATGGCGTACAGACCAGAGGGATTTTGCAAGCGAGCGCTTCGAAAGGTCGAATGGTAGGAATACCAGGTAAAGCTTCTACATAAGGGCGCCGTGGGATATGCACAGTCACACAGTGGCGGGCAAAGACCTCCGGTACTCGGGAGTTTTCCAACCACCCCCGGTAAGTAATACCGCGCTCTCGGAGCTGTGCCTGCGCCTGTTGGGGATAACGCACTCCATAAACATTCGTGCGCAACTGCTCTTCCATCACCGGGTCGAACAGAAACTCATAGAGCTCACTTGTACGTTCCTCATCTCCCCAATTACCCACCCATACCACTTCCGCTTCCCTGGGCCTATCATCCAGGGGGTGAAATATCCGCGTATCGGCAGCTTCATGCCAAACCCATGCCTGTTGGGCCCACCCTTCAGTAAGATACCGATCCCGGATCACCTCGCCAAAGGCCAATACACCATCATAATGTTGCAGATCGTACGCGGCCATGCTTTGGCTATCAGTAAACGACCGATGGTGCGTATCGTGAAATAAAAGCCGGTATCCCCGATGGCGCGACCGGTGCTCGCCAATTCTCTGGACCAATTCATGGGCGTTCCACTCATGGACGATAACCAAATCGACAGCGTCAAGAGCACGCTCCAGGTCTAAGTCTGCTAACGTATACTCCTGCTCCTGGTTTGCAAGTTCAGGATACCGTTGCTGAAACGCAGTCACAGCGCCTTCTCCGTAGTGCTGAATCAAATTAGTTACACTCCAGCCTCCACGGGGAACATAGACAACCAGCTCGTGGCCCCGCGCCATTATTTCGCTTGCGATACCCCGCAGGAAATGGGCGTTACCATTATTCCAATCCGATACTAATGAATGGTAGAACAGCGCTATTCGCATGCTCGCCCTCATGCTAAGGTAGCAGGTGCCTGGGCCTCGGAAAAATTAAGGCCCTCAAGCAAATCCTGGTAGAGGGCAAAATAAGTGGCCGCCATTCGCTCCAAGGTATACTTTCCCGCGCGCGCCGCAGCAAGATGGGCAATTGCTTCTCGCCGAGCGGGATCATCGATAAGGCGATTGATGGTGTCCTGCAGTGCCTGGGGATCATCTGCTGGAACAAAACAAGCTGCTCCATCCCACAATTCTCGTAAACTATCGATGTCCCCAATCACAGGAGCACACTTTGCCAACGCAGCCTCAAGCACTGACAGACCGAATGGCTCGTAGCGGGCAGGCAGCGCATAAATGCTAGCCTGCCCGTACCAATGGGCGATGAATTCTGGTGCAAGCTGCCCTAAGATCCGGACATGGTCCAGTTCGACATGGCCCCCGTCGGGATGTTTTATTTCGCCCGCCAGATAGACTGGCCACTGCAGGGATGGAGCGATATGGGCCAAGGTCGCCAAGTTCTTTGCCGCGTCCCAGGCCCGGCCCACGGCCAAAACATAAGGCTTTTTCTTCAAGCAAGCATATTCCAAATGCCTACGACCGTTGTAGACAACTGTGGTACGGGAAAGGGGGCCGTAATGAGACTTCAAGGCCGAAAGCATGGCACGGGAAGGTGCCACGACTAAATCTGCCCCCTGGAGCCCTTGTCGAACCCGCCACCGATAAGGGTCATAATCGATAGGTGGCTCCTTGGAAAAAACGGCGCGCCACCAGGAGAGCACGCAAGAATGGCCCACCACTAACCGCGGTGCCCGCCAATCGAGATCGCCATGGGAGTAGTGATTGAGATGGACTAGATCGGGACAATATCGCCGTTCCAACTGCAGCAACCATTGTCCAGCCTGTTCAACATCCTTCCAGGGTGCGTCCATCCATTCGAGGCGAAAATGGCTTTCACACACCACCATATCAGGCACCTGCTCCACTTGGCGGCGTTGCTGGAAGGACAAGGGCGCCCCCATAGTGGCAAGTACCACCTGGACGCCATAGCGACGCAGGGCGGTAGCAAGTTGCAGCGCATAGACCCATACCCCCCCTACTGTATCAGCACTCATGAGAACGCGTAGAGTTCTCGGTTTCTTTCTCATGAAGCTGCAGCGGCGCCAAGTTCCAGGTGTTCAAGGGGTCGAGGAAGCTCCTCTTGAATGTCGCTAAACTCAGAAAACATCTGCAAATAGTAGTCCACGGCCCGTTCCCACGCCAGGTCATCCGGCACGCCCCAAAGTTTTATATAATCTGGCGATCCCGGATAAGGGAACATGGGCACGGGTTTGTTCGCCCAGACGCCATGGGCGAGCAAGGTCTGCCGCCATTCCTCTACCTGGGCATGATCGTCGACCTGGGAATCGAGCAAGCTGGCCTGGACGAAAGGAATATTGCGGCGCGCATAGATAAGCCGCTCTTGCAGCTGGACGGTTTTCAACCGGCAATGCTTATTGAGCAAGTCCCGGCCTCTCTCACTGAGACTCTCTACCCCTGCCTCCACGGAGACACAGCCGCTCTCACCGAGCAGATCCAGCATTTCCGGCTTCCAAAGATCGATGCGGGTCTGAATGCCAAATTGGACGGGGCGCTGTTTCAACGCCTGCAGCAGCGGCCGCTGAGGGAGAAAAATCTCATCAATAAAATAAACATATCTCACTCCTTGGCTGATAAGTCCGTCTAGCTCTTCTAGGAGTGTATCCAGCGGTCGGCGGCGGAATTGGTCGCGATGATCCGTCTTGGCGCAGAACGAACAGGCATAGGGACACCCCCGCGAAGCTTCAATTTCTGCGCCGAATCCCTGCTGCGGCTCATCGAAGCGATGATGATGATGCCGATGTGCGCTCAAAAAGTGCTGAGGCCAATGCAGCGCGGGTAATGAAGCTAGATTCACCATTTGCGGTCCGCCCTGCACCCGCCATTGCTCATCGTGTAGATAGGCAATGCCACTCACCTCTTGCAGTCGCGATAAGTGGCTGCCCAGCTGAACGAGTACCTCTTCGCATTCCCCGAGCACGGCAATATCGCCGCCCACTTTACGGAGCGCCGCACGGGGCGTGGTCGAGGCATGGGGGCCCACGAGAATCCGGATACCCGCAGCTGCGCCAAGCGCTTGGACCAACTGTTGAGGCACGCGCAGTTCTGGCGGCGGACAGCGCCAAAAGAGATAACTGGGGGCCGTGGGGATGACGGTCATATCAGGTCCGAAAGTAGCTACGCGGGCGCAGAGTTCGCTTTGCGAGAGATGATCTAAAGTGGCATCAAGGAGAAGCACCTCGTGCCCAGCGCCCTCAAGCATCTGCTTAGCGTATCCCAATTCAAGTGGCAAATGAGGATCCCGGCAGCCGAAGTAGATGCTTCCTTCAAAGGTCCAGATCGGGTTAATCAATGCATATCTCATAAGACGACCTGCTCTTTTTCTGAGTGTGCAGCAGGGCGAGAGGCAGTCAGCTCCTGCTGCATCCATTCATAAAGCTGCCGCACCCCTTCCTTGCTTCCAATGGCTGGACGCCAGCCCGTGACCCGCTGGAATTTGCTCGTATCTGAAACATAGTAACGCTGATCACTTGGACGCCAGTCTTTCCTGTACACCACCGGAACCCGATGATGCAAAACCGCCAGTTGATCTACCAATCCTTGCAGGCTGAGTACATTCTGGGGTCCACCTCCCATATTGAAGGCCTCACCCGCAATGGCTGGAAGGTGATTAGCCGCAGTTAGCAACGCCTTTACTAAATCATCCACATAGAGCACATCACGCACCTGAAGTCCATCGCCATAGAAGGTGATGGGTGTTTCACTCACCACCTGGCGGATAAAATGGGCAACCCATCCCTGATCCTCATTACCAAATTGCCGTGGACCATAGATGCAGCTCATACGCAAAACCGTCGCAGGCAAGCCCAGGGTACGGGCGTAATCAAGCACATACTGATCGGCAGCGCCCTTGGAACAGCCATAAGGGCTGCAGAATTTCAGCGGGCGGGATTCATCAATCCCGCGGCTACGAATCACATCATCCACTGGGGCATAGCCAGAGGCGGTCAGTTGCAGTTCTAAATCGTCGAGATCACCATAAACTTTGTTAGTGGAAGTAAACACCAGGCCCGGCGGATATCGCCGACGACGCGCTGCTTCCAGTACATTCAAAGTCCCTACCGTATTCACATCGTGATCAAAAAACGGTTGTTTGAGACTGGTAGTCACTGCTACCTGAGCTGCAAAATGAAATATCCTGCAGGCCCGCTGTACAGCATACTGGACCGCGTCTCGATCCCGCACATCTGCCAGCAGCACTTCGATCTGATTAGGAAAGCGCTGGTGTAACCACTCCAAATTGCACTCGGTACCAGGGCGGGAAAGATCATCGAGCACCAAAATCTGATGACCCTGGGCGGCAAGCCGTGCCGCCACATTGCAACCGATGAACCCAGCACCGCCAATGACCAGTTCCCGATCGCGCCCCCCCTTTTTTCCACTACCCTGGCCCCAGGTGGCAACCTCCTGCACTCTGGCGTATCCGCCGCCCTGCAGCTGCAGCAAGCGTCCCAGCAGAGCGGGTTTACCATCGGCAGTACGCAGGCCACGTCCCGGCTGCCGTTCGCCCTCGGCGGGCACCGCAGTCAAATTTAGATAAACCCGTTCCACCGCCCCATTAAGCAAGCCACCCCATTCTCCCACAAGGAGTCCAATGCCGCTGTCACGCCGAGGGGGGATCGGATCCGGGGTTAACCAACGCTCCAGCCTCTGGGGAGCGGGTAGAACCTCATCCACTTTAGCAAGCTCACCGTCCTTATCGGCCTGGGAAAACCGTCGAAAAGCAAGCGCTTGCACCGAATCGAATAGCCCCTGGCGATAGGCGATGGCCAACCAACGCGCATCCAATACGAGCCCACCCAAACAAAGGCTTGGCGCGGATGATTCGCACAAAAGCTTGGATAGCAACCCTGCTGATTGGGGAGAGGCATCTGGCCATGAGGGGACTCCCAACAAATCAGCACATTCCAACCATTGGATGCTGTCCCCCAACTCATTGCACGCTTCCCCAAAAAACCTTTGATAAGCTAAAGCTTCATGGACCCATGCCGGAGGAAGTTGATGGGAATGGTGAGGCAGGAGACGATGGAGTGCAATGACCACCTCAAAGCGCTCGGCCGCTCTAGCGATTAGCCAACCATACCATGCCCGTGCCTTAGGGCTATTCCATTGGGCTAACGTCACCGCCAAGCGGATATCTCGAAACCCAGCAGCACAGGCATCATCCAGTAGTTGTTCAGCTTGCCGGTACTCACCTAGGGCAAACCACTCGTTTATACCACAGCGGGCCTGTTTTCTTCCGGGTGCTCCGGCCATCATACTGCCAGCCCTCGCGCGAGAAGCTCATCCCGAGCCTCATCGACCCGATCGACCGGCTGTTGTTCCGCTAACCATTCGGCGAATGTGCTGAGACCTTCCTCCAGCGAGACTTCGGGCTCAAAGCCAAGAATGCGCCGTGCCCGGCTAATGTCGGCAAAGCAGTGGCGGATGTCGCCTTTGCGATACTCTCCAGTGATGTTTGGCATGAGATCGCTACCGATTACCTGGGCAGTCTTTTGAGCGAGTTCGAGAATGGAAATGCTACGGCCGCTACCTATATTGAAGGCCTGCCCGGCAGCATCGGGAATCTCAAGGGCTTGTCGGCAGGCGCGGGCCACATCTCGCACATGGACAAAATCACGCCGCTGGTGTCCATCCTCAAAGACTAAAGGAGGACGACCATTGAGCAGCCGACTGCCAAAAATAGCGAGCACACCCGTATAAGGATTTGATAGCGCTTGGCGTTCGCCATAGGTGTTAAAAAACCGCAGCGCCACCACAGGAATATCGTAAGCCTGTCCAAAGAGCAAACACATCCGCTCTTGATCCATCTTCGATAGGGCATAAATGGAGGCCAACGCCGGATGCTTAGACTCGGGGGTTGGAACGGGCTCAAGCTTTTCCCCTTCTGGCCCGCTGACTTCCCACTCGCCACTGCGGAGCCGAGCAATAGAACGTTCCACTTCGATGAGGTTGCCCGTCGCAGAGCGATAAAGCCCTTCACCATAAATGCTCATGCTCGAAGCCACGACAAGGCATTCAACCGGCCGCTTCACAAGCTGTTCGAGCAGCACGGCAGTACCTCGTACATTGGTATCCAGATAGGATTCAATTTCATACATACTTTGTCCCACGCCTACCCGGGCTGCGAAGTGGAATACTCCACTTACGCTTTCCAACGCCTGCGCAACGGCTTCAGGATCCCGCACATCCCCTCTTTGCAGTTCTACTTCAGGATTTAAATAGCCTGGGCGTTGCCGATCGAGACCGTGGACTTGTGCTTCCAGGCTATCGAGTATCCGCACTCGGTAGCCTGCAGCGAGTAGTTCATCGGCCACATGGGAACCAATGAAACCCGCCCCGCCAGTAATCAAAATTGTTTTTTCCATATCTTATTTTTTTACCCCTGATATCACCATTACGTAGTCGCCATCACGTTTATAAGGATGCAGAAAACATACCATGGGGACGAGTGCGGTTTCTTCCACAGTTAGAAGTCTCTTTAGTAAGAAGCTGCGGACCCACGCGTTGTCTCAATCCATGTAATGCTTGCAAGTTGGGTGTAAAAACTACAAAGAGTTAGAAGGTACAATTGACGATTTTCTTCCTTTTTAAAATCCAAGAATTTAAAAATTTTTAAAAGTTATCCAAGCTGTAAGAATCAAAATCCGCTGATATTAATAAAGTTGGCATTAAACCTGCTCATAAATTCACAACAGGCTTTCCTGTTATCAAATTTGATTAAAAAAATGTAGTCAATATGGAGGAATAAATAAAATGTTTGGTTGGGCAATAACTTTCTTGATCGTGGCCCTTGTGGCCGCCCTCCTAGGCTTTACGGGAGTGGCTGGAATTGCAGTAGAAATTGCTTGGATTTTGTTTGTTGTAGGAATTGTTTTGTTTGTAGTGTTTCTGATTATGGGCCGACGCCGATCTCCCCCTCTATAGTAAATTAAGGAAACCCGGCGCCTTTCCTCAGCAAGTTATAGCAAGGCAGGAAATAGTCGATAGCTTAGAGTGAAAGTGAAACAGCGACGTAAAAATTAGGGCACAAGGAAGTACCCTTTATCTTCAAATCGGTAAGCAAAAAGTGAGGTAATACACATGGATCTTCTACGCATTCTGTTTGCAATTCTGTTGCCCCCCCTAGGCGTATTTTTACAGGTCGGATTGGGTGGTCAATTCTGGTTGAATATTCTGTTGACACTGCTCGGCTATATTCCTGGCATTATTCACGCCGTGTGGATTATTGCAAAACGCTAGAGGTCAGAAATTTTCCTTATGGCTATACAACGGCGCTCAAGACCCACCGGCAAGACTCAGTGGACTAGTCAAGATCGAGATCGCTTAGCTAAACTCGCCTATTGGCTGGACGAACGGTTTCGCATTCCAGGCACTAACTGGCGAATCGGATGGGATGGCCTAGTGGGTCTGATTCCCGGTGTGGGCGATGGGATTACAACCGCGCTGTCCGCTTACATCGTCCTTGAGGCACAACGCTTGGGAATACCCACCACAATGCTGCTGCGCATGATTTGGAATGTTGTAGTTGATGGCATAGTGGGGACTGTACCCTTAGTCGGTGATCTGTTCGATATCCGCTGGAAGGCCAATCGCAAAAATATGCATCTGCTTAATGAGCACCTAGCCCAATTTCCAGCAGTGCATCGACCGACGATATATCAAGTAGAACGGTCACCAAAAGGCATCAAGGCACAGGGCGATAAAGAAGAGTACCCCGTTGAATAATATATATATATTCTAGAATATGACTATCAATACTCCTACCCTTGAATGGCGGCAATATTGGGCTGAAATGGAGTTCGGTTGCCGCCAAATACTCCGCTATACCCAAAATATGAATGAGGCCACTTTTTATCAAAATAAAATGGCCGTTGATGCTGTGCTGTACAACCTAGAAGGGATTTACCAGGCAGCCCAAAGTTTGCCCGATGATGTTCACCCTTGGTTGAAAGAGGAGGAGTGGCGTACCTTAGCCAGTTTCAAAGAGATTACCGCTAACGCAAGATTCAACCCCAGTTCTATGGGCCTATGGGCGGTGGTAGACGAGCAGATTCCCACCTTACTGGCGGCCCTGCGTGCAGCACATCAAAAAGAGACACAGATCAAGCAGGATCCGCGGCTACACCGCCGAGGCCGTAGCGCCATTAAGCCCTGGCACCTGCCCCTATTGGGTTGGCGGGATATTGGCTGGCGAGTTTTGGATCAACTTTCCCAAAACAATGTGCTTATCGTTTCTGCCGGGGTAGCCTTTTACGCCCTGCTAGCGATTTTCCCCACCCTAGCAGCTCTGGTCTCCATCTACGGAGTACTGGCAAACCCAGCAGATGTGGAAGCCCAGCTTACTTTATTGGATGACGTGATTCCCGCGGAGGCTTGGGAGATTCTTCGGAGCCAACTCCACACCCTGACAAGCCAATCGACGACTATTCTTAGTCTGAGTGCCCTGCTCGGGGTCCTGCTGACTTTATGGAGCGCGCGGCTGGGGACGGGGGCACTGATGACGGCATTGAACATCGTCTATAAGGAGGAGGAAAAGCGCTCTTGGATCCGGTTTAATTTAATGGCGTTGTTACTTACGCTGGGGGAAATCCTGTTTAGTGTCGCTGCCCTGAGTTTGATTGTAGCCCTACCTACGCTGCTTGGCTATATTGGCCTCGGCGAAGAAACCAAAGTACTCCTTATCTGGTTACGATGGCCCCTACTAGCGGTGATCGTTATAATAGCTTTAGCTATACTTTATCGTTTTGGCTCTAGCCGTAGAGCTCCCCGCTGGGAATGGGTCAGCATTGGGGCTGTAGTCGCCACCTTACTGTGGATACTGGTGTCGGCGTTATTTTCCTTTTATGTGTCTCATTTTGGGTCCTATAACGAAACCTATGGCTCATTGGGCGCAGTTGTCAGTTTGATGCTATGGTTTTGGCTAACGGCCCTAACGGTGCTGATAGGGGCAGAATTTAACGCCGAAATGGAGCACCAAACCAAGATGGATACCACCACCGGCAAACCTAAACCTATGGGGAAACGCAATGCCTATATGGCGGATACTTTAGGGCGGCGACCGTAGCCAAAGGAAAAGAGCCGGTGCTTCTACAAGCCATCCAAGCTGGGCAGTTACCCTGCATTCCAGTGTTGGCACGATTCCTAACGGCGGGCACCCTGGGGCTGATGCTCTGCTTGGCCGGACCCCACAATACGTTTGCAATCCAAGAAGAAATTGAGAACGGTCGCCGCATTGCCTTGCAGGGCACCAAAGAGGTGAGATGTGCTAGATGCCATGGCAAGCTAGGACAAGGAGATGGTTCTGAAGGGCATCCTCGAATAGGGGGACAAAGCAGATTTTATCTCCAAAAGCAGCTTGAGGATTTTGCCTCTGGGACTCGTCCTAGCGAAGAGATGGTTCCCGTTGCCAGGGTTTTGACGGAAAAACAAAGGGCGGCCGTTGCTGCTTATTATGCCTCCATCAAGAATACACCTTATCCGCCGCGTCCAGAGGGAGAACCCCGACTTTTGCAGCAAGGGGGAATCCTGTCAGCCATTGGGTCAGATAAACGCTCTATTAGGGCCTGCGCCCTGTGTCACGCGACCGCAGGCGCTGGTATCCCACCTAGTTATCCTTACCTTGCCGGACAATTTGCTAGCTATACTGAGCGTCAGCTTCAACTATGGAAGCGGGGCCTGCGCCAGAATGATTCGCTTGAACTGATGGCAGAGATTGCTAAAAAGTTGAGTGATGAGGAAATCCGCGGGCTCGCCCTCTACTTTGCCCGGGTTCGGTTGCCGGCAAAGCGAATCAACTCCCTCACTGAGTATGAACCCTAATCGCCATGGCCAAGCATCTCTTGAATTTCCTCCTCAACCGTCTCTACAGTTTGTTCCTTTATGGGCAAGGACCGCAGATAAATAGCCATGGCGTTAAGATCCTCGTCAGTCAGATAGCTAGAACCGAACAACACATACTCGGCCATAGGGCCCCGAATGGGAGTTCCATCCGGCCCTATCGCCCGCTTCAATGCTCTAACAATATCCTGCTGCGACCAAATGCCGATTCCTGCTTTTTGAGAAGGGGTGATGTTGGGAGCAGGGAGAACCCCCGGAATCTTTCTCGAGCCGCCGAGAAATTCAATACCGATGAAATTGCCAAAGGTTTTTGGCGTGTGGCAAGCGCCACAGTGCCCGAGATGATTA harbors:
- a CDS encoding glycosyltransferase family 4 protein yields the protein MSADTVGGVWVYALQLATALRRYGVQVVLATMGAPLSFQQRRQVEQVPDMVVCESHFRLEWMDAPWKDVEQAGQWLLQLERRYCPDLVHLNHYSHGDLDWRAPRLVVGHSCVLSWWRAVFSKEPPIDYDPYRWRVRQGLQGADLVVAPSRAMLSALKSHYGPLSRTTVVYNGRRHLEYACLKKKPYVLAVGRAWDAAKNLATLAHIAPSLQWPVYLAGEIKHPDGGHVELDHVRILGQLAPEFIAHWYGQASIYALPARYEPFGLSVLEAALAKCAPVIGDIDSLRELWDGAACFVPADDPQALQDTINRLIDDPARREAIAHLAAARAGKYTLERMAATYFALYQDLLEGLNFSEAQAPATLA
- a CDS encoding UDP-glucuronic acid decarboxylase family protein, which gives rise to MKRVLVTGGAGFLGRHLCARLLQEGCQVFCMDNFYTGSKDNIREFLDYSCFKMIHHDVCLPFYLEVDEIYNLACPASPIHYQRDPVQTLKTNAYGAINMLELAKRLQVKILQASTSEVYGNPQQHPQDEEYWGHVNPIGARSCYDEGKRCAESLFFAYHQQHQLPVKVARIFNTYGPYMQCEDGRVISNFIVQALHHKPITLYGNGSQSRSFCYVTDLIEALFRLMHSPAKITGPINLGNPQELTVLELAQMVRRLTNSRSKIVFRPLPGDDPQRRRPDILRAQELLSWQPRIELEAGLMHTITYFDKLLSHTPQPASYSAQLAMGLESP
- a CDS encoding CgeB family protein, producing the protein MRIALFYHSLVSDWNNGNAHFLRGIASEIMARGHELVVYVPRGGWSVTNLIQHYGEGAVTAFQQRYPELANQEQEYTLADLDLERALDAVDLVIVHEWNAHELVQRIGEHRSRHRGYRLLFHDTHHRSFTDSQSMAAYDLQHYDGVLAFGEVIRDRYLTEGWAQQAWVWHEAADTRIFHPLDDRPREAEVVWVGNWGDEERTSELYEFLFDPVMEEQLRTNVYGVRYPQQAQAQLRERGITYRGWLENSRVPEVFARHCVTVHIPRRPYVEALPGIPTIRPFEALACKIPLVCTPWEDAEGLFTPGEDFLIARNGEEMRRCLREIINDRDRAAELASHGYRTLLGAHTCAHRVDELLSIYHELNVSHESQPHLRK
- a CDS encoding CgeB family protein, with product MKRGLQIAFFGSSLVSAYWNGAATYYRGLIRALHDRGHRVQFFEPDAYERQRHRDMEDPPWAEVVVYGAEGTAELERALESARSADVIVKASGIGVFDEYLEAVVPELAGPNTLCVYWDVDAPATLDRMRLNPSDPFHGQVARYDLVLTYGGGNPVVEGYRAVGARQCIPIYNALDPGTHYPAAPDSRFEAALGFLGNRLPDREARVEYFFLDAAARLPGKQFLLGGSGWGDKPMPGNVRYCGHVYTRDHNAFNSTPTAVLNISRESMARYGFSPATRVFEAAGAGACLITDLWEGIEDFLEPDQEVLIAADGAQVAEHLAELTPERARVMGASARKRILQEHTYAHRAAQLESVLVGYSFPSYRGAVL
- a CDS encoding CgeB family protein, whose product is MSPRKLVILGLSITSSWGNGHATTYRALVRELVQRGHQVIFLERDMPWYRDTRDLPSPPYGRTHLYENLEELFDTYQGIIEDADLVIIGSYVPDGIKVGHWVLAHARGIVAFYDIDTPVTLTALAQGRAEYISPDLIRRYDLYLSFTGGPTLQRLEHEFEAQRARALYCSVDPEAYYPQVVEASWDLGYLGTYAPDRQPMLECLLNAPARAWFEGRFVVAGPSYPTTVQWPSNVERIEHLPPSEHGSFYNRQRFTLNITRADMAQSGYAPSVRLFEAAACGIPIISDGWSGIDEFFHPGTEILLASSAKEVVSFLQTMPEEHRCALGEQARRRVLADHTAAQRVKELESYIEECFAGLGAETH